The DNA sequence AGATAACAATTGCCCGCCTCGTCGAACACCAGATCGTCGGGCGCGACGATCGCGCCGCCCATCGGGCTGATCGTGTCGATCGTTCCGCTGTCGACATCGATCGCACTGACCTGGCTGCCGCCGACCTGCGCGACATGCAGCCGGCCGTCGGGGCCGACCGCCAGGCCGTTTGCGCCATAGAGGCGGCTGGGTGGAGTGAGGCGCTCCAGCGTCCAGCCTTCGGCCGCCGCCATGCCGGTCGGCGCGATGCGGCCCATGAGGTCAGGCATAACCAAGCATGGATTTGACTTCGAGATATTCATGGAAGCCGAACTCGCCCCATTCCCGCCCGTTGCCGCTGCGCTTGTAGCCGCCGAAGGGGGCGTGGAAGTCGAAACCGCCATTCATGCTGACCCAGCCGGTGCGCAGCCGCCGCGCCACTCCGTGGACCAGATCGGTGTCGAGGCCGTTCACATAGCCGGCCAGGCCGAAGGGACTGTCATTGGCGATGGCCACCGCATCGTCGATATCGTCATAGGGAATAATGACCAGCACCGGACCGAATATCTCCTCCCGCGCGATCACCATGTCGTTGGTGCCGAGGAATAAGGTGGGGCGGACGAACCAGCCGCGCTCGATGCCGTCGGGACGACCGGGGCCACCGGCGATCAGGGTCGCGCCTTCCTCCAGCCCCTTGGCGATATAGTCCTGGATGATGTTGTACTGGCTCTTCGACACCACCGGACCCATGGCGACATCGCCCGCCGGGTCGCCCACCGTGACGCTGTCCGCCGCCGCCTTCGCCGCCGCCAGCGCCTCGTCAAGGCGCGCGCGGGGGACGAGGAGGCGCGATCCGGCGCTGCAGGTCTGGCCGCTATTGCCCATCATGCCCGCCGTCGCGCCCGCGACATTGTCGGCCAGCGCGGCGTCATCCAGTATGACGAAGGCGCTCTTGCCCCCCAGTTCGAGGCCGACGCGCTTGACCGTGGCGGCGGCATCCCTCTGGATCTGAACGCCTACGGGTTCGGAACCGGTGAAGGACACCATGTCCACATCCTCATGCGTGGACAGGGCCGTGCCGATGACGCTGCCCTGCCCCTGGATCATGTTGAACACGCCAGCCGGCACGCCAGCCGCATCGAGGATTTCGGCAAGGATCTGGGCGGAGAAGGGGGCGAGCTGAGGCGGCTTGAGGATCATCGTGCACCCCGTGGCGAGCGCAGGAAAAACCTTCACGCAAGTCTGGTTCATCGGCCAGTTCCACGGCGTGATGAGCGCGCAGACGCCGATCGGCTCGCGCCGGATCATCGTGGCGCCGCGCAATTCCTCGAACGGAAAATGCTCCAGCAGTTCGATCGCGGTCTGGAGATGGCCCGCGCCAAGGCCGACATGGAAGCCATTGGCAAGGCCCGAAGGCGCGCCCATCTCCTCGCGGATCGCCGCGCCCAGGTCGGGCAGGCGGCGCTGATATTCGGCCTGGATGGCGCGGAGCAGGTCGAGCCGCTGCTCGCGCGTCGTTTCCGACCAGACGGGAAAAGCGCGACGGGCCGCGGCGACGGCCTTGTCCACGTCCGCGACGGAGCCCAGCGCGATATGTCCGGCGACTTGCTCGGTTGCCGGGTTGATGACCTCGGCGGTTCGGGGTTCGACCGGGTCGACCCACTGGCCGTCAATGTAGAATTGCAGATGATCGCGCATGGGTCTCTCCATCGTTCGATCCTCCCGCCATGAGGGAGGATCGCTTGCCGCTTACTGCGTGCCTTCGGCATACCAGGTGCGGAATTCGGCATATTTGGGCATTTCTTCCGAATTCGCCTTGGGGTCGATCACGACATGGACAACGCCCACCTTGCCGCTGGCATAGGCGCGCTCGATCGCCGGCTTGATGTCCTGCGCGCGGGTCACATATTCGCCGTGGCAGCCAAAGCCCTCGCCGATCTTGTCGAAGCGCACATCCTTGCTCCAATGGGTACCGGTTTCCTCCGTTCCCTGGCCGAAGGTGCGCTTGTAGACACCCACTTCCAGACCCCACTGGTTGTCAACGCCGATCACACAGACCAGCGGCAGCTTGGTACGCACCGCCACCTCCAGTTCGGCAATGTGGAACATGAAGCTGCTGTCCGACGTCAGCAGCAGGCCAGGCCGGCTGACGCCCGTCGCCGCCCGATCCGCCAGCATCGCGCCGGTGGCATAGGGGATGCCGGTGCCGATATGCCCGAAATTCTGGTTCCAGATCACGTCATGCGGCTTGCACTGCGAATAGGTCCACTGGAAGATGACACCCGCCCCGCCGTCGCGGATCAATATGCCGTCCCTGGGGAAGGCCTGCGTCGCCTCCACCGCCAGGCGGGCGGGGTGGATCGGCAGGTCGCCGGTCCCGTCGCTCTTGGTCAGCGATTCCGCGGCGAGTTCGTCCAGCTCCGCCTGCCCTTCCCGCATGAAGGCGGCAAGGCCGGGCGCGGGCGCGCGCGGGCTGTCCTTCAATGCGGCGACAAGCTGCGGCACGACGCCGCGCAGGTCGCCGACCAGCGGCACGTCGATCGGGCGGTTGACGCCGATCGCCGACGCATCCTGTTCGACATAGACCCATTTGCGGATCGCTTCATTCTTCTGCCAGTAGCGCCACTTGCCGAAATGGACCGGCTCGCCCAGTTCGGTACCCAGCGCCAGCACCAGGTCCGACTCGGTGACGGCTTCGATCGATGCCTTCGAGAAGACATATTGGAAGGTGCGATCCTCAAGCCCCTTGATGTAGCTCGTGCCGCCCGAGGTCTGAATGACGGGACAGTTCATGAGGTCGGCCAGTTGCTTGACCACCGCGCCCGATCGCGTGGTATGGACCGCATGGCCCAACAGCAGGATCGGGTTCTTCGCCGCGCGGATCAGGTCGGCGGCTTGCCTGACCCGGTCGATGTCCGCGCCCTGATTGACCAGGCGATAGCGCTCGGGCGGCAGCGGCGCCGGCAGGTCCAGCTCCTCCAGGATGATATGGCTGGGATATTCGATATAGACCGGGCCGGGGGTGCCGCCCATCGCCTTGCGGATGCCTTCGCGGACCACTTCGTCGGTCTGGTCGGCATATTCGATCGAGGCGGCATATTTCACGCTGTTCTCGAACAACGGCATCTGCTTGACGAACTGGATGCGGCCGCGTCGGACCCGCTGTTCGGTCACGCGGGCACGCTGGCCCGACAGGAAGATGACCGGCGAATGTTCGACCAGCGCGCACTGGATCGCCGGCGCCATGTTGGCGATGCCCGGCCCCAGCGTGCCGATGGCGACCGCCGGCTTGCCGGTGATGCGCGATGCCGCTTCGGCCATGAAGCCGGCTGCGGCCTCATGATGGGGGGCGACGACCGTCCAGCCGCGCCGTTCGGCCTCCAGGAACATATGGACGAAGTTCGGATCGGGAATGCCGAACAGGGTGTTGATGCCTTCGGCCTCGAACAGGTCCAGCATCCGCTTGTAGACCGGCGTGCCCTTCTTGTCCGTTGCGTTCACGTCGACGGCGGGCTTGGGATCGTCATAGCTCATTTCAATAGCCTCGGTGCGCCCGTACCCATGTACGCGGCGAGGTTGCGGTGGAAATTGGTGATCTTGCGTTCCTGGTGCGGATTGGGCAGCGGCCCGCGGAACCCGCGCGACTTCATCCCCTTCTGCACCCATTTCATGTTGGAGAAGTCCTGCGCGAGGACCGAACCCCATCCCTCCGCCGTCGGCTCGGCATGGTCCCATTCGGTCGCCGGCTCCTGGCCTTCAGGGAAACGCTCGATCGCGTAGGATTCGAAGATGCACTTGTTCGGATCGTCGCCATAGGGCCGGGCGCGGTAACAGAGCGCGAAGGTGATCCCCTGCAACACCGACATGTTGGGGAAGATATGCCAGGCCAGCCCCGCCTCGGCCATCACATCGGGGGGGATTTCGGGCCAGATGACGCCGCGAGCGGCATCGTCGGCCTTTGCCGACTTCATCCAGTGGGCGATCACATCGCCGGCCGGCGTCCCTTCGGGCAGTTCATCGACCAGGCGACTGGCGGCGTTGACCAGCGTCTCGGTCGAGGCCGCATAGTTCAGCGTCTCGTAATTTTCGCGGATCAGCTCATAGGTGGAGCGGCGTGGATCGTCGCCCTTCCCCGCGCGGGTGACGCTCGAACTCTGGCTCATCTGGAAGGCGGGATTGCGCTGGTCGAAACCACTCACCCCATGCAGGCCATAGGCCGCGCTATAGGCATAATAGTCGCCATAGGCGAGCAACTGGCTGTGCGTGCCCGCGACATGATAGGGTTCCATGAAGGCTTCGAGCGCGGTCTTCCAGTTCGACGGATAGACGACCCATTTGCGCCATTTGTAGCGCATCCTGTCCATTTCGAAATGCGACAGGATGCGGCCGGCATCGCCCAGGAAATCGGCCAGCGGCTCGGCGTCCATGTCCATATGGACCCATATCCACCCGCCCCATATGTCGACCCGCACGTCCGACAGCCGCGTGCATTCGGGCGTCAGCGCGCCCTGCCAGTCCTGCGGATCGAGGATGTAGCTGTTGTTCCCCTCGATATCGAAGGTCCAGCCGTGGAAACCGCAGATGAAGTTGCGCCGCTTGTTGCCGCGCACCGAATGGACATCCTCCGGCACGTTGACCAGTTGCCGGCCGCGATGCGGGCAGACATTGTGGAAAGCCTTCAGCCGATCCGGCGCGACACGGATGATGATGATGGAGTCATCGCATATGTCGTAGGTCAGCCAGTCGCCGACCTCCGGCAATTCCTCCACACGCGCGGCCACCTGCCAGACCTTGGGCCAGAGCTGCTCCTTCTCGGCGAGCGCATAGTCCTTCGACAGGAAGGCTTCGACCGGATAGGTCAGCGGCTTGGCCAGATCCTCGACATCGATGTTGGTCGGCCTGTTCATGCCATCCTCCCGCATCCCGCTCCGGTCCGCCGACCTATCGCGTTCGCGCCTGTGCGCCCAAGCGAAAGCGGGCGGCGCGACGACATCATCCCCCCGGCGATCATGACCGCAATTCCATGCCGGCCAGGTCACCCTGCGCGCGCCAGTCGCGCAGCAGCGTCTGGAAGGCGGTCCATCCCGGCCCATAGCTGCGGAACAGCGCCCAGGGCGCCTTCACCTGGCCTTCATTGGTGAAATAGCTCGGCGTACATTCCATCTGGAAAGCCGACATATCGATCTCGACCTCATGGAAATGGCGGACATAATCGTCCTGCGCGGCCTGAGTGGTTTCGACCGACGTCGCGCCTTTCGCCATCGTCGCGTGGATGATGTGGGCGATATGCTCCGCCTGCCGCCCGAATTGTTCGGTGACGCTGGCGTTCAGGCCACCCTGGATATAGCCGATGTAGAACTGGTTGGGGAAACCATGGGTCATGGTGCCGTGCAGCGTCTTCGGCCCGTCGGCCCAGTGATCGTAGATGGACAGGCCATTGCGACCCCGGACCACGTCTATGCCCCAGCGCCGCTTCAGCTCGCTCGTGACTTCGAAGCCGCTGGCGAAGATGATGCAGTCGACGGGATATTCGACGCCGTCCGACACGAATCCGGCTTCGGTGATCCGCTCCAGCCCGCGCGAGTCGGCCACGTCGACCAGCGAGACGTTGGGCTGGTTGAAGACGCTGTAATAGTCGTTGCTCGACAGCGGCCGCTTGCACAAATAACGGTACCAGGGCTTGAGCGCCTCTGCAGTCGCCTGGTCCTCGACCAGCGAATCGACGCGCGCGCGCAGCCGTTCCATCACGCGATAATCGACCACTTCGCGCCGGGCCATGAACTCTTCCGGGCTGAGCTGCGGCCAGCCTTCGGCCTGCAGCTCGGCCGCCAGGTTGCGCGCGATCTCGGTCCAGATGTCGCAGATCAGGTCCGGTTCGCCGGGCAGGAAGAATTCCATGGCGGCGCGGTGGAAATTCGCCATGCGTTCCGCCTGCCACCCAGGCTGGAGCGCGGCCGCCCAGTCCGCATCGGTGGGGGGGTTGGGCCGCTCGTCGACGGTCGAGGGCGTGCGCTGGATGACGTAGAGGTGCCTGGCGTGGCGGGCCAGATGCGGCACCGCCTGGATCGCGGTGGCGCCGGTGCCGACGATCGCGACGCGCTTGTCCGCCAGCCGGTCGAGCACAGGCTGCGCGTAGCTGCCGCCGGTATAGTCATAGTCCCAGCGCGCCGTGTGAAAGATCTTGCCCTTGAAGCGGCCGATGCCCTCTATCCCCGGCAGCTTGGGCATGTTGAGCACGCCGCAACCCATGATGACGAAGCGGGCACGGAACTCGTCGCCCCGGCTGGTCCCCACGCGCCAGCGCTGGATCGCCTCATCCCAGGTGAGCGAGGTGATGAGCGTGTGGAAGATCGCCCGGTCGGCAAAGCCGAACCGTTCCGCTATATGGCGGCAATAGCCCTGAATTTCCGCGCCGTCGGCAAATTTCTTCGACGGCATGAAGCCGGTCTCTTCCAGCAGCGGAAGATAGCAATAGGCGTCATTGTCGCACTGGATGCCGGGATAGCGGTTCCAGTACCACACCCCGCCAAAGTCGCCCGCATGGTCGATGTTGCGGAAATCGGTGACGCCCTGCCGCGTCAGATGATAGCCCGCGAGCAGCCCGGCAAAGCCCGCGCCCAGCACCAGCACATCCAGATCCTCCGAAATCGGGTCGCGCGGCGCGACGGCCATGTGCGGATCGACGTCATAGCTGTGCGTCTGGTCATCGGTCGTGGGCTGATACTGGCCCTGCCCGTCGCTGCGCAGCCGCTTGTCGCGCTCCTCGCGATATTTCTCGCGCAGTGCGGCCATGTCGAAACTGTCGGCCGCCGGCGTCCGCGTGGGATTGCAGCTCATATCCACTCCTGATCTTGTTGGCCCCAACTAATCAACAGGACTGTTCATTTGCAATGCGAGCCGGGCTGTTAGCGCGGGAGCGATCTTTTCCCCGACGGGCTGTTTCGCGCTTCCCGCATCGGGCTAGATTCGCGCGGCAAAAAGGAGAGGAATCGGGCATGGCGCAGCAGCTGATGGATTTTACGGGACGGACGATCATCGTCACCGGCGCAGCGGGCGGCGGCATCGGCACCGCTACCGCACGGATGCTGGCCGAGGCGGGGGCGACGGTGATCGCGGCGGGGCGCACCCGGGGAAAATTCGACGAAAACATCGCGCCGCTGATCACCGGCGGTCTGTCGATCGTGCCGGTGATCGCCGACGTCGGCACCGACGAAGGCGTGGCGCAGGTGATGGAGGCGGCGCTGGCGGCGCCCGGAACACTGTACGGGCTGGCCAATGTGGCGGGCGGCGCGGCGCCGCAGACCTGGATGCGGGCCGAGCGCGTCACCCGCGCGGACTGGCGCGCGCTGTTCGAACAGAATCTGGAGACGATGTTCTTCATGAGCCAGGCCGTGGCGCGCGAACTGCGCGCGCGCTCCCTGCCGGGCGCGATCGTCGGCGTGTCGTCGATCAGCGGGATGAACAGCGCGCCCTATCATATCGCCTACGGGACGGCGAAAGCCGCAGTCGTCGCGGCGACGCGCACGCTGGCGACGGAACTCGCGCTGGACCATATCCGGGTGAACACGGTGGCCCCCGGCACCACGATCACGCCGGGTTCGGGCGCCTATATCGACGAGGATGTCGAACGCGACCGCGCGGCCATCGCCATGGGCCGGCGCGCCCAACCGGAAGAGCAGGCCGGTGTCATCGCCTTCCTCCTGTCCGACCTGTCGAGCTACATCACCGGCCAGACGATATTGGTGGACGGTGGCCTCAACCTCAAATGGACCCATCTGGGCGCGGACAACACTTCGCTCTTCCTCAAGAATGAGGATTTCCGTGCGGCCATCCAACGCTAAAGGTCGGGCATGAGCAAGATCGAGCATCTGACCCTCCGTGGCACCAACGTCGACCTCGCCGCGGACGCTGTCGGCCCTCTCGACGGCCAGCCCGTCCTGTTCCTCCATGGCAGCGGCCAGACCCGGCAAAGCTGGGGCAAGGCGCTGGTGGAGGCAGCCCGACACGGCCATCGCGCGATCAGCATGGACCTGCGCGGCCATGGCGACAGCGGCTGGTCGCCCGATGGCGCCTACAGCCTGACCATCTTCGCCGACGATCTGCGTGCCGTTCTGGCCGGGTTCGACCGGCCGCCGGTCATCGTCGGCGCATCGCTCGGGGGCCTTGTCGCGATGATCGTCGCCGCGACCGACCCTTCAGCCATTCATGCGCTCGTGCTGGTCGACATCACGGCCCATGTCGACATGGAGGGCGCACAGGAAGTCATCGCCTTCATGAGCGCGGGCGCCGGCGGCTTCGCTTCGGTCGAGGAGGCGGCCGAAGCGGTCGCCGCCTATCTGCCGCATCGCGAGCGGCCGGCAAGCAGCAAGGGACTCGCCCGCAATCTGCGGCTGCGCGACGGGCGCTATTATTGGCACTGGGATCCCGCCTTCATGTCGATGGGCGCCGATCCCAGGCAGCAGACCGAAGGTCCGACCGTACTCGAAACCGCCGCGCGCGGGCTGACCATCCCGACCCTGCTGATCCGCGGCGGCCGCAGCCGGGTCGTAACGGACGAAGGCGCGCGCGCCTTCATGGACCTCGTCCCGCACGCCGACTATGTCCATATCGACGGCGCGCATCATATGGTCGCGGGTGACGCCAATGACGCGTTCAACGATGCGGTCATGGCCTTTGTCGACCGGCAGGCGGGATAGGTCCGCCCGTAGCCCGGCCCACGCGGATCAGACCCGGCCCGTCACCGGGATCAGCGCTCCGGTGATCGCCCGTGCCTCGGGCGACAGCAGGAAGGCCGCCACGCCCGCCAGTTCCTCCGGTGCGACCCAGCGGGAAAAGTCCGCGTCGGGCATGTCGGCGCGATTGGCGGGCGTATCGATGATGCTGGGCAACAACGCGTTCACGCGCACCCCCTCATCCTTATGCTCTTCCGCCAGCGCCTCGGTCAGCCGCGCCACGCCGGACTTGGACGCAGCATAGGCGCCCATGCCGCCCGCCGCCTTGACCGCAGCAGCCGCGCCGATATTGACGATGGCGCCTCCACCGAGGCGCAACAACGGCAGCAGCGCGCGGCTGGCGATCAGTGCGGTGCGGACGTTCATGGCGTAGAGACGGTCCCAGGTCGCAACGCTGCCGTCGGCGACCGTCTCCCATGCAAACCCACCCGCGATATTGACCAGCCCGTCGAGGCGGCCCAGTTCCGCCTCGATCCGCGCGGCGGCCCCGGCCATCGCCGCCTCATCGCTCAGATCGACGCCCCCCAGCGCCAGCGCCAGTTCGGGCGCTGCCATCTCCGCCAGATCGATGCCGACGACCGACCAGCCTGCCCCGGCCAGATGCGCCACCACCTTTCGACCGAGCGCGCCTGCCGCTCCCGTCACCGCCACGATAGCCGTCATCGCTCTTCCCCTTCCCAGTCTGCGCGAAGGGGCGGACGCAGCCGCCTCCCCTTCCCCCTTCCGTGCCAGTCAGATGCCTGCCACGCAAAGATATTTGATCTCGGTATAATCCTCGATCCCATGGCGCGACCCTTCCCGGCCCATGCCTGATTCCTTGATGCCGCCAAAGGGTGCCACCTCCGTAGAGATGAGGCCGGTATTGATCCCGACCATGCCGACCTCCAGCGCTTCGGCCACGCGCCAGGCGCGCGCCAGGTCGCGGGTGTAGAAATAGCCCGCCAGGCCCACATCGGTCGCGTTGGCGAGGGCGATCGCCTCTTCCTCGCGGTCGAAGGCGAATAGCGCCGCCAGCGGCCCGAACGTCTCCTCCTGCGCCAATGTCATGTCCGGCGTGCAATCCGCGATGATGGTCGGCTGGAAGAAGCTGCGTCCCAGCGGATGCCGCGCCCCGCCCGCCAGCAGCCGGCCACCCCTGGCGAGCGCGTCGGCGACATGCTCCTCGACTTTGTCCGCCGCCTTCTCGTCGATCAGCGGTCCCTGATTGACGCCCTGCCCGGTACCCGGCCCGACCTTGAGCGCATCGACCGCGAGCTTCAGCCGCGCCTGAAACGCCTCATAGACGCCGCGCTGGACGAAGATACGGTTGACGCACACACAGGTCTGGCCGCTGTTGCGATATTTGGAGGCCATCGCGCCCTCCACCGCCGCGTCGAGATCGGCATCCTCGAACACCAGGAAGGGCGCATTGCCGCCCAGTTCCATCGACAGCTTCTTCATCGTCGGCGCGCATTGGGCCATCAGCGTCTTGCCGACCTCGGTCGATCCGGTGAAGCTGAGCTTGCGCACGGTGCGGCTGCCAGTGAGTTCGGCTCCGATCGTTCGTGACGATCCCGTAACGATATTCAGGACGCCCGCCGGCACTCCCGCTCGCTCCGCCAGCACGCCGAGCGCGAGCGCGGTCAGTGGCGTCTGGGTCGCGGGTTTGAGGATCATGGTACAGCCCGCAGCCAGCGCCGGCGCGACCTTGCGCGTGATCATCGCGGCGGGGAAATTCCAGGGCGTGATCGCGGCGACGACGCCCACGGGTTGCCGGATGACCAGGATCCGGCTGTCCGCGCGATGACTGGGAATGACCTCGCCATATACGCGCTTGCCTTCCTCGGCGAACCATTCGACGAAGCTCGCCGCATAGGCGATCTCGCCCTTTGCCTCCGCCAATGGCTTGCCCTGCTCGCGTGTCAGGATCACCGCCAGGTCATCCTGATGCGCCAGCAGCAGGTCGAACCAGCGTCGCAGAATGCGGGCCCGTTCCCCGGCCGTCATCCTGCGCCATGCGGGCAAAGCCGCCTCCGCCGCGACGATGGCCTGCCTGGTCGCTTCGGCATTCATGTCGGGCACGGACGCAAGCGTGTCGCCGCTGGCCGGATCGGTCACGTCGATGATCGGATCGCCGATCCAGCGGCCGTCCACCAGGCACTGCGTCCGCAACAGGGACGGGTCGGCAAGGGCAATGGTCATCAGATCACCTTTCACTTGTCTCCGGCAGCTTCCCGCGTGCGCCGGAACGCAGAGGGTCGCGATGCGGCCACCCTCCCCCTACCCTCTGCGCGGCAGCCGATGCCTCGGCTGTCTGGTCTGGCGAGCAGGTGGGATCGGGTCAACGCGCCAGATCGGGCTATGACAAGGGATCGACCCCGCGATGGCCATTGGAACCGGTGACCAAGTCCAAGGATTGCACGCCCATCCCAACGGCATTGGCAAGATCAAGCATATTAGCTATATATCCATTACCGTTTATTATAATATGCTATATATCTGATCTTGTTATATTATTTTTGATCGTATAATTCCACAAAATCTACCCTTCTGGACCAGGAATCTGCCTCTTGTCCGCTCCATCCCTGATCGTCGCCTATGCCGAAGCGCAGGCCCTGCTTGCAAGGCTGGAGGAACGCCGGCGCCTCAGTCCGGTCGCCTTCCCGCTGCGCACCCGGATGCGGATTGCCGAACGCCATGCGCTCGCGCGGTGGGACAAGGCCCCCCTGCACGACAGTGATATTCAGGTAGACGGCCGCGGCGCTGTCCGCACATCCGATTTCGATCTGAGCCGGGGACGTCAGGCGGTCGGCGCACCGATCGAACTGGACAGCATCCTCACCGACGCAGAGGCGTTGTTGCGATGGCTGGGTCTCGTTTCGGACGCGGGTAATCCCGCGAAGCATGGATGGCAGCGGTCCCTCGCGGACATGCTGGATGCTGTCAGGGGATGGCAGGCAACCATCGCATCGCTGCCCGCCTCCCCTCCCCTGCTGCACGGCGCACATCTGGCCCA is a window from the Sphingobium sp. V4 genome containing:
- a CDS encoding aldehyde dehydrogenase family protein; the protein is MRDHLQFYIDGQWVDPVEPRTAEVINPATEQVAGHIALGSVADVDKAVAAARRAFPVWSETTREQRLDLLRAIQAEYQRRLPDLGAAIREEMGAPSGLANGFHVGLGAGHLQTAIELLEHFPFEELRGATMIRREPIGVCALITPWNWPMNQTCVKVFPALATGCTMILKPPQLAPFSAQILAEILDAAGVPAGVFNMIQGQGSVIGTALSTHEDVDMVSFTGSEPVGVQIQRDAAATVKRVGLELGGKSAFVILDDAALADNVAGATAGMMGNSGQTCSAGSRLLVPRARLDEALAAAKAAADSVTVGDPAGDVAMGPVVSKSQYNIIQDYIAKGLEEGATLIAGGPGRPDGIERGWFVRPTLFLGTNDMVIAREEIFGPVLVIIPYDDIDDAVAIANDSPFGLAGYVNGLDTDLVHGVARRLRTGWVSMNGGFDFHAPFGGYKRSGNGREWGEFGFHEYLEVKSMLGYA
- a CDS encoding thiamine pyrophosphate-binding protein codes for the protein MSYDDPKPAVDVNATDKKGTPVYKRMLDLFEAEGINTLFGIPDPNFVHMFLEAERRGWTVVAPHHEAAAGFMAEAASRITGKPAVAIGTLGPGIANMAPAIQCALVEHSPVIFLSGQRARVTEQRVRRGRIQFVKQMPLFENSVKYAASIEYADQTDEVVREGIRKAMGGTPGPVYIEYPSHIILEELDLPAPLPPERYRLVNQGADIDRVRQAADLIRAAKNPILLLGHAVHTTRSGAVVKQLADLMNCPVIQTSGGTSYIKGLEDRTFQYVFSKASIEAVTESDLVLALGTELGEPVHFGKWRYWQKNEAIRKWVYVEQDASAIGVNRPIDVPLVGDLRGVVPQLVAALKDSPRAPAPGLAAFMREGQAELDELAAESLTKSDGTGDLPIHPARLAVEATQAFPRDGILIRDGGAGVIFQWTYSQCKPHDVIWNQNFGHIGTGIPYATGAMLADRAATGVSRPGLLLTSDSSFMFHIAELEVAVRTKLPLVCVIGVDNQWGLEVGVYKRTFGQGTEETGTHWSKDVRFDKIGEGFGCHGEYVTRAQDIKPAIERAYASGKVGVVHVVIDPKANSEEMPKYAEFRTWYAEGTQ
- a CDS encoding NAD-dependent succinate-semialdehyde dehydrogenase is translated as MTIALADPSLLRTQCLVDGRWIGDPIIDVTDPASGDTLASVPDMNAEATRQAIVAAEAALPAWRRMTAGERARILRRWFDLLLAHQDDLAVILTREQGKPLAEAKGEIAYAASFVEWFAEEGKRVYGEVIPSHRADSRILVIRQPVGVVAAITPWNFPAAMITRKVAPALAAGCTMILKPATQTPLTALALGVLAERAGVPAGVLNIVTGSSRTIGAELTGSRTVRKLSFTGSTEVGKTLMAQCAPTMKKLSMELGGNAPFLVFEDADLDAAVEGAMASKYRNSGQTCVCVNRIFVQRGVYEAFQARLKLAVDALKVGPGTGQGVNQGPLIDEKAADKVEEHVADALARGGRLLAGGARHPLGRSFFQPTIIADCTPDMTLAQEETFGPLAALFAFDREEEAIALANATDVGLAGYFYTRDLARAWRVAEALEVGMVGINTGLISTEVAPFGGIKESGMGREGSRHGIEDYTEIKYLCVAGI
- a CDS encoding SDR family oxidoreductase is translated as MTAIVAVTGAAGALGRKVVAHLAGAGWSVVGIDLAEMAAPELALALGGVDLSDEAAMAGAAARIEAELGRLDGLVNIAGGFAWETVADGSVATWDRLYAMNVRTALIASRALLPLLRLGGGAIVNIGAAAAVKAAGGMGAYAASKSGVARLTEALAEEHKDEGVRVNALLPSIIDTPANRADMPDADFSRWVAPEELAGVAAFLLSPEARAITGALIPVTGRV
- a CDS encoding NAD(P)/FAD-dependent oxidoreductase, with the protein product MSCNPTRTPAADSFDMAALREKYREERDKRLRSDGQGQYQPTTDDQTHSYDVDPHMAVAPRDPISEDLDVLVLGAGFAGLLAGYHLTRQGVTDFRNIDHAGDFGGVWYWNRYPGIQCDNDAYCYLPLLEETGFMPSKKFADGAEIQGYCRHIAERFGFADRAIFHTLITSLTWDEAIQRWRVGTSRGDEFRARFVIMGCGVLNMPKLPGIEGIGRFKGKIFHTARWDYDYTGGSYAQPVLDRLADKRVAIVGTGATAIQAVPHLARHARHLYVIQRTPSTVDERPNPPTDADWAAALQPGWQAERMANFHRAAMEFFLPGEPDLICDIWTEIARNLAAELQAEGWPQLSPEEFMARREVVDYRVMERLRARVDSLVEDQATAEALKPWYRYLCKRPLSSNDYYSVFNQPNVSLVDVADSRGLERITEAGFVSDGVEYPVDCIIFASGFEVTSELKRRWGIDVVRGRNGLSIYDHWADGPKTLHGTMTHGFPNQFYIGYIQGGLNASVTEQFGRQAEHIAHIIHATMAKGATSVETTQAAQDDYVRHFHEVEIDMSAFQMECTPSYFTNEGQVKAPWALFRSYGPGWTAFQTLLRDWRAQGDLAGMELRS
- a CDS encoding SDR family oxidoreductase, producing the protein MAQQLMDFTGRTIIVTGAAGGGIGTATARMLAEAGATVIAAGRTRGKFDENIAPLITGGLSIVPVIADVGTDEGVAQVMEAALAAPGTLYGLANVAGGAAPQTWMRAERVTRADWRALFEQNLETMFFMSQAVARELRARSLPGAIVGVSSISGMNSAPYHIAYGTAKAAVVAATRTLATELALDHIRVNTVAPGTTITPGSGAYIDEDVERDRAAIAMGRRAQPEEQAGVIAFLLSDLSSYITGQTILVDGGLNLKWTHLGADNTSLFLKNEDFRAAIQR
- a CDS encoding alpha/beta hydrolase, producing the protein MSKIEHLTLRGTNVDLAADAVGPLDGQPVLFLHGSGQTRQSWGKALVEAARHGHRAISMDLRGHGDSGWSPDGAYSLTIFADDLRAVLAGFDRPPVIVGASLGGLVAMIVAATDPSAIHALVLVDITAHVDMEGAQEVIAFMSAGAGGFASVEEAAEAVAAYLPHRERPASSKGLARNLRLRDGRYYWHWDPAFMSMGADPRQQTEGPTVLETAARGLTIPTLLIRGGRSRVVTDEGARAFMDLVPHADYVHIDGAHHMVAGDANDAFNDAVMAFVDRQAG
- a CDS encoding aromatic ring-hydroxylating dioxygenase subunit alpha → MNRPTNIDVEDLAKPLTYPVEAFLSKDYALAEKEQLWPKVWQVAARVEELPEVGDWLTYDICDDSIIIIRVAPDRLKAFHNVCPHRGRQLVNVPEDVHSVRGNKRRNFICGFHGWTFDIEGNNSYILDPQDWQGALTPECTRLSDVRVDIWGGWIWVHMDMDAEPLADFLGDAGRILSHFEMDRMRYKWRKWVVYPSNWKTALEAFMEPYHVAGTHSQLLAYGDYYAYSAAYGLHGVSGFDQRNPAFQMSQSSSVTRAGKGDDPRRSTYELIRENYETLNYAASTETLVNAASRLVDELPEGTPAGDVIAHWMKSAKADDAARGVIWPEIPPDVMAEAGLAWHIFPNMSVLQGITFALCYRARPYGDDPNKCIFESYAIERFPEGQEPATEWDHAEPTAEGWGSVLAQDFSNMKWVQKGMKSRGFRGPLPNPHQERKITNFHRNLAAYMGTGAPRLLK